One Pyrus communis chromosome 4, drPyrComm1.1, whole genome shotgun sequence genomic region harbors:
- the LOC137732838 gene encoding uncharacterized protein codes for MEDPNKHLKEFEVVCSSMTPVTVGGNILKMKAFPFSLMDKAKDWLYELAPGTVTSWESMKRAYLEKFFPTSRIILLRKKISGIQQEEGESFPTYYERFKSLVASCPQHQMKEELLLQYFYEGLLPLERQMLDASAGGALVDKTPRDAKGYLDDLNDDALEKVITRGMELKTNEEECMHAHGIQESSHAVPPSEELLEVVAALESSPKLDALKYLLTKKEAKPRLIRWLLLLQEFDIEIRDKKGVENVVADHLSRMVHNEESLPIAETFPDEQLLSIKV; via the exons atggaagatcctaacaaacatttgaaagaatttgaagtagtttgctctaGTATGACTCCCGTCACTGTTGGCGGAaatatcttgaagatgaaggcttttccattctctttgatggataaagccaaagattggttatatgagttagctcccggcactgtcacttcttgggagagtatgaagagagcatatttggagaagttctttccaacttctcgcatcatccTCCTACGCAAAAAGATAAGCGGAATccagcaagaagaaggtgagtcttttcctacgtattatgaacgatttaaatcacttgttgcttcttgtccacagcatcagatgaaggaggagttgcttttgcaatatttctacgagggtctCCTACCtctagaacgtcaaatgcttgatgcttcggcggggggagcattggtggacaagacgcccagggatgccaag ggatatctCGACGATTTGAATGACGATGcgcttgaaaaagtcattacacGAGGCATGGAACTCAAAACAAATGAGGAAGAGTGCATGCATGCCCACGGCATACAAGAGTCATCCCATGCCGTGCCCCCTAGTGAGGAATTACTTGAAGttgtggctgcccttgagtcctCACCTAAGCTTGATG ctctcaagtatttgcttacAAAAAAAgaggccaagcctagactaattcgatggCTATTGCtcctacaagagtttgacattgagattcgggataagaagggcgtggagaatgtggtggctgaccacctaagccgcatGGTGCATAATGAGGAGTCCCTacccattgcagagacattccccgatgaacaattgctgtccataaag